The Vicinamibacteria bacterium genome contains a region encoding:
- a CDS encoding DUF6036 family nucleotidyltransferase yields the protein MDSRSLLERFDLFLEERGVGFEAIVVGGAALNLLGVISRATKDCDVLDPEIPPAVATAARAFAAEVRKSGETLQDDWLNNGPRSLAVDLPPKWRAQIRPIFVGKKLRLQTLGRKDLLRVKLFALCDRGIDLGDCLALAPTEEELVLVRPWIDQRDAHPDWPKHVHNTLASLAEKLGHRV from the coding sequence ATGGATTCGCGCAGCCTCCTCGAGCGGTTCGACCTGTTCCTGGAAGAGCGCGGCGTCGGTTTCGAGGCCATTGTCGTTGGGGGCGCTGCCCTTAACCTTCTGGGCGTTATCTCACGGGCTACGAAAGACTGCGACGTGCTGGATCCGGAAATCCCGCCCGCCGTTGCAACCGCCGCCCGGGCCTTCGCAGCAGAGGTTCGCAAGAGCGGTGAAACGCTCCAGGACGACTGGCTCAACAACGGGCCACGGTCGCTGGCGGTTGATCTGCCCCCAAAGTGGAGGGCGCAGATCCGCCCGATATTTGTGGGAAAGAAGCTGCGGCTCCAGACACTTGGCCGCAAGGACTTGCTCCGAGTAAAGCTTTTTGCGCTCTGTGACCGCGGGATCGACCTCGGCGATTGCCTCGCACTCGCGCCGACCGAGGAGGAACTCGTGCTTGTCCGACCATGGATCGATCAGCGTGACGCTCATCCAGACTGGCCGAAGCACGTCCACAATACATTGGCCTCACTAGCCGAGAAGTTAGGTCATCGTGTTTAG
- the recA gene encoding recombinase RecA, translating into MVEEKSERAKAIESALAQIDKQFGKGSIMRLGSREKVDVPAIPTGSLCLDAALGVGGMPRGRVIEIYGPESSGKTTLALHVISEAQRRGGMAAFIDAEHALDATYAGKLGVDTDNLLVSQPDSGEQALEIAEVLIRSGAVDVLVIDSVAALVPRSELEGEMGDAQMGLQARLMSQALRKLTSIVSKSKTCLIFINQLREKIGVMFGNPETTTGGRALKFYSSIRLDIRRIASLKEGDVVIGSRAKVKVVKNKVAPPFREAEFDILYGEGISKEGDLIDLGVDHKVIEKSGAWYALDGERLGQGRENARQFLKDNPDIRTEIDSRLRKGLGLPSVEPPLATARGEKAEKGAVVPMPEKKKA; encoded by the coding sequence ATGGTTGAAGAGAAGAGCGAGCGGGCGAAGGCGATCGAGTCCGCTCTGGCCCAGATCGACAAGCAGTTCGGCAAGGGATCAATCATGCGCCTGGGAAGCCGCGAGAAGGTCGATGTCCCCGCCATCCCCACGGGCTCGCTCTGCCTCGACGCCGCCCTCGGCGTGGGCGGCATGCCCCGCGGGAGAGTGATCGAGATCTACGGTCCCGAGTCCTCGGGCAAGACCACCCTCGCCCTGCACGTGATCTCCGAGGCCCAGCGCCGAGGGGGCATGGCCGCGTTCATCGACGCGGAGCATGCCCTGGACGCAACGTACGCGGGCAAACTCGGAGTGGACACCGACAACCTGCTCGTCTCTCAGCCCGACAGCGGCGAGCAGGCCCTGGAGATCGCCGAGGTTCTCATCCGCTCGGGCGCGGTGGACGTGCTGGTCATCGACTCCGTGGCCGCTCTCGTCCCGCGCTCCGAGCTGGAGGGGGAGATGGGCGACGCGCAGATGGGCCTCCAGGCCCGGCTCATGAGCCAGGCTCTGCGCAAGCTCACCTCCATTGTCTCCAAGAGCAAGACCTGCCTCATCTTCATCAACCAGCTCCGCGAGAAGATCGGCGTGATGTTCGGCAACCCCGAGACCACCACCGGCGGCCGGGCCTTGAAGTTCTACTCCTCGATCCGCCTGGACATCCGCCGCATCGCCTCCCTGAAAGAGGGCGATGTCGTCATCGGCAGCCGCGCCAAGGTCAAGGTTGTGAAGAACAAGGTAGCGCCGCCTTTCCGGGAGGCCGAGTTCGACATCCTCTACGGCGAAGGGATCAGCAAGGAAGGCGACCTCATTGACCTGGGCGTGGACCACAAGGTCATCGAAAAGTCCGGGGCCTGGTACGCGCTGGATGGTGAGCGCCTGGGTCAGGGACGGGAGAACGCCCGCCAGTTCCTAAAGGATAACCCCGACATCCGCACCGAGATCGACTCCCGCCTGCGCAAAGGGCTGGGCCTGCCCTCGGTGGAGCCGCCGCTCGCCACCGCTCGGGGCGAAAAGGCGGAAAAGGGTGCGGTCGTTCCCATGCCGGAGAAGAAGAAGGCCTAG
- a CDS encoding cyclic nucleotide-binding domain-containing protein, with protein MKRKSRAPKDPRTVVRDLVARKEHARAIAFLKGQFKGRSPGPRLRLELADVLVLAGKGEEAVPILIEVTEELLAHGNVATAMAALKKVEQIDPEASRLEKRVASLLGPKPTAPLPPPAPSPPEPAAGDERAKTQPLDPEVSRRLAEPLVQRDDDESATAPVILPPELAALGAANDAAAGEVGERIRTVFRRFLATLPGGVAESANAAAQEESVEVVSAEREVSAVTVPDPAGESSSAMSAEDFRTELLNLVQDLAQSRPPPPASAQDPEFPVAATVAGSPLFRDLSPAELTAVLRGLRLHRFEGGDIVLTEGERGDSVYIVAKGTVRVWVRNPEGRNFPVGEVGEGEFFGEIGSLSGRPRSATVTAAGRCELLEIDKAGLDRLAHEHPRAREVLEELYIRRASSPEAAAVRAVPLAMSDAQRRAVGALEALFGESRWDPRIRLRLAAVLLRAGKYEDTVPILVRLADDLARQGYPEKAIAVLKKIERIQHRHVEELTLAPRAKSAAPAGDGRPAEPPAGSPARPPAAGNREGYFQDWLLDMVRKAVRPAPSASFAIAPAESSALRAYAPGLLASPLFVGFSEDELLAVIQELRLLTFEAGDIVVTEGEPGESVFILAVGAVKVFTRDAGGRSVAIASLKEGGFFGEISALSGRSRTASVTAAAHCEMLELEPAALQALDVSHPGVRVVLEAAYRERTTDGRAGTFRTAPS; from the coding sequence ATGAAGCGCAAATCGCGCGCCCCCAAGGACCCCCGGACCGTCGTCCGCGACCTCGTCGCCCGCAAGGAGCACGCCCGCGCCATTGCTTTCTTGAAGGGCCAGTTCAAGGGACGAAGCCCGGGCCCCCGGCTGCGGCTTGAGCTCGCGGACGTCCTGGTGCTGGCCGGGAAGGGCGAGGAGGCGGTGCCCATCCTCATTGAGGTCACCGAAGAGCTGCTGGCCCACGGGAACGTGGCCACCGCGATGGCCGCCCTCAAGAAGGTCGAGCAGATTGATCCGGAGGCGAGCCGGCTCGAGAAGCGCGTGGCTTCGCTCCTGGGGCCGAAGCCCACCGCACCCCTCCCGCCTCCCGCGCCCTCCCCTCCGGAGCCCGCGGCGGGGGATGAACGGGCCAAGACCCAACCGTTGGACCCGGAGGTCTCCCGGCGCCTGGCCGAACCGCTTGTCCAGCGAGACGATGACGAGAGCGCGACCGCGCCCGTCATCCTGCCCCCGGAGTTGGCCGCTCTCGGCGCGGCCAACGACGCGGCCGCGGGCGAGGTCGGCGAGCGCATCCGGACCGTGTTCCGGCGCTTCCTGGCCACCCTGCCGGGCGGGGTGGCGGAGAGCGCGAACGCGGCCGCGCAGGAGGAAAGCGTCGAAGTCGTCTCCGCGGAACGGGAGGTCAGCGCGGTGACGGTTCCGGATCCCGCGGGCGAGTCCTCTTCCGCCATGTCCGCGGAGGACTTTCGGACCGAGCTGCTCAATCTCGTCCAGGACCTGGCGCAGAGCCGGCCCCCTCCCCCGGCGTCCGCGCAAGACCCCGAGTTCCCGGTTGCGGCGACGGTGGCGGGCAGCCCCCTCTTCCGGGACCTCTCCCCGGCCGAATTGACGGCGGTTCTTCGTGGCCTGCGCCTTCACCGCTTCGAGGGGGGGGACATCGTCCTCACCGAAGGGGAGCGTGGAGACAGCGTCTACATCGTGGCCAAGGGAACCGTCCGGGTCTGGGTGAGGAACCCCGAAGGGCGCAACTTCCCGGTGGGGGAGGTGGGGGAGGGGGAATTCTTCGGCGAGATCGGCAGCCTCTCGGGCCGCCCCCGTTCCGCGACCGTGACCGCGGCTGGGCGCTGCGAGTTGCTCGAGATCGACAAAGCCGGCCTCGACCGCCTGGCCCACGAGCACCCGCGGGCCCGCGAGGTCTTGGAGGAGCTCTACATCCGGCGTGCGAGCAGCCCGGAGGCGGCGGCGGTCAGGGCCGTGCCTTTGGCCATGTCCGACGCCCAGCGGAGGGCCGTCGGGGCCCTGGAGGCCCTCTTCGGAGAGAGCCGCTGGGACCCCCGAATACGCCTACGCCTGGCCGCGGTGTTGCTGAGGGCGGGCAAGTACGAGGACACCGTTCCCATCCTCGTCCGTCTGGCGGACGACCTCGCCCGGCAGGGTTACCCGGAGAAAGCCATCGCCGTCCTCAAGAAAATCGAGAGGATCCAGCACCGCCACGTCGAAGAGCTGACCTTGGCCCCCCGCGCGAAATCCGCGGCGCCGGCAGGGGACGGGCGCCCGGCGGAGCCGCCGGCGGGATCGCCCGCCCGCCCCCCGGCAGCGGGGAACAGGGAGGGCTACTTCCAGGACTGGCTCCTGGACATGGTGAGGAAGGCCGTGCGCCCGGCCCCGAGCGCCTCCTTCGCCATTGCCCCCGCCGAATCGTCCGCCCTCCGGGCCTACGCTCCCGGCCTCCTAGCCAGCCCCTTGTTCGTCGGCTTCAGCGAGGACGAGCTCCTAGCCGTCATCCAGGAGCTGCGGCTCCTCACCTTCGAGGCGGGCGACATCGTGGTGACGGAGGGGGAGCCGGGGGAGAGCGTGTTCATCCTGGCCGTGGGCGCGGTCAAGGTGTTCACACGTGACGCCGGCGGGCGGAGCGTGGCCATCGCTTCCCTGAAGGAGGGAGGGTTCTTCGGGGAGATCTCCGCGCTCTCCGGGCGGTCGCGCACCGCCAGCGTCACCGCCGCCGCCCACTGCGAGATGCTGGAGCTCGAACCGGCCGCCCTGCAAGCCCTCGACGTGAGCCATCCGGGCGTTCGGGTGGTGCTGGAAGCGGCCTACCGGGAGCGCACGACGGATGGCCGGGCGGGCACGTTCCGGACCGCGCCCTCCTGA
- a CDS encoding DUF721 domain-containing protein has protein sequence MGLQRAAAMGLAARLFGSAPERTLALLRAAWPRVVGPELARRTEVIALEGDSLRIRVPDAGWRKGLLRMRREILARLRDLAGDLAPRRLGFTEGFPAGTAPSLPPFLPPAPEAPAPPPSPALSAEAARILDPELRARFLETAGRYLARTPRPPTT, from the coding sequence ATGGGCCTGCAGCGGGCGGCAGCGATGGGGCTGGCCGCGCGGCTCTTTGGCTCCGCGCCGGAGAGGACTCTGGCCCTGCTGCGCGCGGCCTGGCCGCGGGTGGTGGGGCCGGAGTTGGCGCGGCGCACCGAAGTGATCGCGCTCGAGGGCGACAGCCTGCGCATCCGGGTCCCGGACGCGGGGTGGCGCAAGGGCCTTCTCCGCATGCGGCGCGAGATCCTGGCGCGCTTGCGCGACCTGGCGGGCGACCTCGCCCCGCGCCGCCTGGGATTCACCGAGGGCTTCCCGGCCGGCACCGCGCCCTCCCTTCCCCCCTTCCTCCCCCCCGCGCCCGAGGCGCCCGCCCCGCCGCCCTCTCCGGCCTTGAGCGCGGAGGCGGCGAGAATCCTCGATCCCGAACTCCGAGCCCGCTTCCTGGAGACGGCGGGCCGCTACCTGGCCCGGACCCCGCGCCCGCCAACGACATAA
- a CDS encoding Maf family protein, which produces MEPRLVLASASPRRARILRELGIPFRVTVSAADETLHPGEEGGAAVLRLARAKAEAVARSETLPVLAADTEVICEGRILGKPESKDSAFSMLAHLSGRTHEVVTGVCLITGSVARSGIERTTVTFAEMTEAERTWYVATGEPMDKAGGYHVDGRGGLFIEGISGSPSNVAGLPVRLVFRLAREAGLSLGPL; this is translated from the coding sequence ATGGAGCCCCGGCTGGTCTTGGCGTCCGCCTCGCCCCGCCGGGCCCGCATCCTCCGCGAGCTCGGGATCCCTTTTCGGGTGACGGTATCGGCCGCGGACGAGACCCTGCACCCGGGCGAGGAGGGGGGAGCGGCCGTCCTGCGCCTGGCCCGGGCCAAAGCGGAGGCGGTCGCGCGGTCGGAGACGCTCCCCGTTCTCGCCGCGGACACCGAGGTCATCTGCGAGGGCCGCATCCTGGGCAAGCCGGAGTCTAAAGACTCCGCCTTTTCCATGCTGGCCCACCTTTCCGGACGCACCCACGAGGTCGTGACCGGGGTCTGCCTGATCACCGGGAGCGTTGCGCGTTCGGGGATCGAGCGAACCACCGTGACCTTCGCAGAGATGACGGAGGCGGAGCGGACCTGGTACGTGGCCACGGGGGAGCCCATGGACAAGGCGGGAGGCTATCACGTGGACGGTCGAGGGGGGCTGTTCATTGAGGGCATCTCGGGCTCCCCCTCGAACGTGGCCGGGTTGCCCGTGCGCCTGGTCTTCCGCCTCGCTCGGGAAGCCGGGCTCTCGCTCGGGCCCCTTTAG
- a CDS encoding acetyl-CoA C-acetyltransferase codes for MPESVILSAVRVPTGKFLGSLKGFSAPALGAMVVREAVARADIPPERVDEVILGNVVSAGLGQAPARQAALRGGLPPKVAALTINKVCGSGLKAVMLAAQGIGSGDAEVVVAGGMESMSNCPYLLTRVREGMRLGDGEAVDSMIWDGLWDAYEDYHMGCTGEVVAEKYGVTRQEQDAYALESHRKAVAAIRAGRFRDEILPVPLPAKKGEPVPFEVDEGPREETSLEALAKLKPAFKEGGTVTAGNAPGVNDGAAALVVTSAETARSLGRKPLARIVGQAVAGLEPALVMMAPVDAVRKLWKKTGWNASTVDLVELNEAFAVQAVAVCRELELDPAKVNVNGGAVALGHPIGASGARILTTLLYALRARGKSRGVATLCLGGGNGVALGVELV; via the coding sequence ATGCCCGAGTCCGTCATTCTCTCGGCCGTGCGCGTCCCTACCGGGAAGTTCCTGGGCTCCCTCAAGGGCTTCTCCGCCCCCGCGCTGGGGGCGATGGTGGTGCGGGAGGCCGTGGCCCGCGCCGACATTCCGCCCGAGCGGGTGGACGAGGTGATCCTGGGCAACGTGGTCTCCGCCGGCTTGGGCCAGGCCCCCGCCCGTCAGGCCGCGCTCCGCGGCGGACTGCCCCCCAAGGTCGCCGCCCTCACCATCAACAAGGTTTGCGGATCCGGCCTCAAGGCCGTGATGCTGGCCGCCCAGGGCATCGGGAGCGGGGATGCGGAAGTGGTCGTGGCCGGGGGCATGGAGTCCATGTCCAACTGCCCCTACCTTCTGACCCGGGTCCGCGAGGGCATGCGGCTGGGCGACGGAGAGGCCGTGGATTCGATGATCTGGGACGGCCTTTGGGACGCCTATGAGGACTACCACATGGGCTGCACGGGGGAGGTCGTGGCCGAGAAGTACGGCGTCACCCGGCAGGAGCAGGACGCCTACGCGCTGGAGAGCCATCGGAAGGCCGTGGCCGCCATCCGCGCGGGCCGGTTTCGGGACGAGATCCTGCCCGTTCCCCTCCCGGCCAAGAAGGGCGAGCCGGTCCCGTTCGAGGTGGACGAGGGGCCGCGGGAGGAGACGTCGCTCGAGGCCCTCGCCAAGCTCAAGCCGGCCTTCAAGGAGGGCGGCACCGTCACCGCCGGCAACGCCCCCGGAGTGAACGACGGGGCGGCCGCGCTGGTGGTGACATCGGCGGAGACCGCGCGCTCCCTCGGCCGGAAGCCCCTGGCCCGCATCGTGGGCCAGGCGGTGGCCGGCCTGGAGCCGGCTCTCGTCATGATGGCCCCCGTCGATGCCGTGCGAAAGCTTTGGAAGAAAACGGGCTGGAACGCGTCCACCGTGGACCTCGTGGAGCTGAACGAGGCCTTCGCCGTCCAGGCGGTCGCGGTTTGCCGGGAGCTGGAGCTCGATCCGGCCAAGGTGAACGTGAACGGCGGCGCCGTCGCCCTCGGCCATCCCATTGGAGCCAGCGGGGCGAGGATCCTCACTACCCTGCTCTACGCCCTCCGCGCCCGCGGCAAGTCGCGCGGCGTCGCTACCCTTTGCCTGGGCGGGGGCAACGGAGTGGCCCTGGGGGTCGAGCTGGTCTGA
- a CDS encoding response regulator — MRCPKCKTEIASVPDGGGVTICPGCGARLMTRSTAAKLAKASTAEGPPASSGPHPSATLPPGTPLKKIPRPGEDTARSAGRAQLAGAPGEEWPPPATLDAVLAEIQALRRAQDEILELLRNRPLGEGEASGREPSPPEHEHDATVPPPVRTRRRKTVLLMDDDPLTREAAVAELEKAEVPVRAVADGGKGLEAIAEDKPDVIALELDLRGALAGKDVINMIKATMEWVDIPILLYTRLPVESQKEARTAHGADDLVPKASGPEALVSRVITQFRRG; from the coding sequence ATGCGCTGCCCCAAGTGCAAGACCGAGATCGCGAGCGTGCCCGATGGCGGAGGCGTCACCATCTGCCCGGGCTGCGGCGCCCGTCTCATGACCCGCTCCACCGCGGCCAAGCTCGCCAAGGCCTCAACGGCGGAGGGACCCCCCGCCTCCTCCGGCCCCCATCCGAGCGCGACCCTGCCCCCGGGCACGCCGCTCAAGAAGATCCCGCGGCCGGGCGAGGACACCGCCCGCTCGGCCGGGCGCGCCCAGCTGGCGGGAGCGCCCGGCGAGGAGTGGCCGCCTCCCGCCACCCTCGATGCGGTTCTGGCCGAGATCCAGGCGCTGCGCCGAGCGCAGGACGAGATCCTGGAGTTGCTGCGCAACCGACCGCTCGGGGAGGGGGAAGCCTCCGGGAGGGAGCCGTCCCCCCCCGAGCACGAACACGACGCCACCGTCCCACCCCCCGTCCGCACGCGGCGCCGGAAGACGGTCCTTCTCATGGACGACGACCCCCTGACGCGCGAGGCGGCGGTGGCGGAACTGGAGAAGGCCGAGGTTCCCGTGCGGGCGGTGGCGGACGGGGGGAAAGGGCTGGAGGCCATCGCCGAGGACAAGCCGGATGTCATCGCCCTCGAGCTGGACCTCCGGGGTGCCTTGGCCGGCAAAGACGTCATCAACATGATCAAGGCCACGATGGAGTGGGTGGACATCCCCATCCTTCTCTACACCCGTCTCCCCGTGGAGAGCCAGAAGGAAGCACGGACCGCCCACGGAGCGGACGATCTGGTGCCCAAGGCCAGCGGGCCCGAGGCCCTGGTCTCGCGGGTCATCACCCAATTCCGGAGGGGCTGA
- a CDS encoding metal-dependent hydrolase translates to MPSPVGHGLAGLIVHVLASRDQQELTDRWRLGVTLGAALIPDVDLLFRFVDGRNHHDNETHSLGFALLAAAAAALVFPLLGWVRPVALAGAVGAAWSSHVLLDYLNVDTNPPIGILAFWPVSQEYFKVPWPIFLDIGRTLEWATVRHNALAAAWEAVVLSPLLAAAWRFRSRRMG, encoded by the coding sequence ATGCCTTCTCCCGTCGGCCACGGTCTCGCCGGTCTGATCGTCCATGTCCTGGCGTCCCGGGACCAGCAGGAGCTCACGGATCGCTGGCGGCTGGGGGTGACGCTGGGCGCGGCCCTGATCCCCGACGTGGACCTGCTCTTTCGGTTCGTTGACGGCCGCAACCACCACGACAACGAGACCCACAGCCTCGGCTTTGCTCTTCTGGCGGCGGCGGCGGCCGCCCTGGTCTTCCCCCTCCTGGGCTGGGTCCGGCCGGTCGCTCTTGCCGGGGCCGTGGGGGCGGCCTGGTCGAGCCACGTGCTGCTCGACTATCTGAACGTTGATACGAACCCCCCCATCGGCATCCTGGCCTTCTGGCCGGTCTCCCAGGAGTATTTCAAGGTCCCCTGGCCCATCTTCCTGGACATCGGGCGTACACTGGAGTGGGCGACCGTCCGGCACAATGCGTTGGCCGCGGCCTGGGAGGCGGTCGTGCTCAGCCCGCTCCTCGCGGCCGCGTGGCGCTTCCGTTCCCGGCGGATGGGGTGA
- a CDS encoding 2-hydroxyacid dehydrogenase — translation MPGAPVPFADIRVLFCSQGFPRSRELLRERLAGSPLRIAEVDPGRSLEAQVAEASALIPSMARISATIMDAAPLPKLIVQFGAGLEGVDRAAAEARGIAVRNVPGANAQAVAELAAFLMLALARGLPQHRRSFAASVVGDPAGSELRGKTLGVVGLGASGRALAGIARGFGMDVIAVRRTPAPDPHTSWVGGPGDLDTLLARADYVSLHVPASAETRGLIDAARLARMKPSAYLVNVSRGELIDRQALLDALRQRRIAGAGLDVYWEEPPQPGDPLFTLDNVVATPHVGGVTQEALARIADRVAALLREFLLGARAG, via the coding sequence GTGCCCGGGGCTCCCGTTCCCTTCGCCGATATCCGCGTCCTCTTCTGCTCGCAGGGCTTCCCGCGGAGCCGCGAGCTCCTGCGCGAGCGCCTCGCCGGGTCTCCCCTTCGCATAGCCGAGGTCGACCCCGGCCGTTCCTTGGAGGCGCAGGTCGCGGAGGCGTCGGCCCTCATTCCGTCCATGGCCCGCATTAGCGCGACAATCATGGACGCGGCTCCGCTCCCTAAGCTCATCGTCCAGTTCGGGGCTGGCCTTGAGGGTGTGGACCGGGCGGCGGCGGAGGCCCGCGGCATCGCGGTGCGGAATGTGCCCGGCGCCAACGCCCAGGCGGTAGCAGAGCTGGCGGCGTTCCTCATGTTGGCCCTGGCCCGCGGCCTGCCGCAGCACCGGCGCTCATTTGCGGCGAGTGTGGTGGGCGATCCCGCGGGCTCCGAGCTGCGGGGGAAGACCCTCGGGGTGGTGGGCCTGGGGGCATCGGGCCGGGCCCTGGCGGGGATCGCACGCGGGTTCGGCATGGATGTGATCGCCGTGCGCCGGACCCCCGCGCCCGACCCCCACACCAGCTGGGTGGGGGGCCCGGGTGACTTGGACACGCTCCTGGCCCGCGCCGACTATGTCAGCCTGCACGTACCCGCCTCCGCCGAGACCCGGGGGCTGATCGACGCCGCGCGGCTGGCTCGGATGAAGCCTTCCGCCTATCTGGTTAACGTGAGCCGAGGCGAGCTCATAGACCGTCAGGCGCTTCTCGACGCGCTCCGTCAGCGACGGATCGCAGGGGCGGGACTGGACGTGTATTGGGAGGAGCCTCCCCAACCTGGTGACCCGCTCTTCACGCTGGACAACGTCGTGGCCACGCCCCACGTGGGTGGCGTCACACAGGAAGCGCTCGCGCGCATTGCGGATAGGGTGGCGGCGCTGCTCCGGGAGTTCCTTCTCGGCGCTCGGGCCGGCTGA